Proteins found in one Scomber scombrus chromosome 15, fScoSco1.1, whole genome shotgun sequence genomic segment:
- the crkl gene encoding crk-like protein has product MSTARFESADRSAWYFGPVSRQEAQNRLQGQRHGMFLVRDSSTCPGDYVLSVSENSKVSHYIINSLPSKRFKIGDQEFDHLPALLEFYKIHYLDTTTLIEPAPRYPSTVTGPIQPMGGLDENLEYVRTLYDFPGNDAEDLPFKKGEILIILEKPEEQWWSAKSKEGRIGMIPVPYVEKLVRPSPHPGQSTHGSRNSNSYGIPEPSHALVHAYAQPQTPTPLPPGTPGAVITPLPSMQNGPVMAKAIQKRVPCAYDKTALSLEVGDIVKVTRMNISGQWEGEVNGRRGLFPFTHVKILDPQNPDESD; this is encoded by the exons ATGTCAACTGCTCGGTTTGAGTCAGCCGATCGGTCCGCCTGGTATTTTGGACCCGTGTCGCGACAGGAGGCACAGAATAGGTTACAAGGACAGAGACATGGCATGTTTCTTGTTCGAGACTCGTCGACCTGCCCGGGCGACTACGTGTTGTCAGTATCTGAAAACTCCAAAGTGTCTCACTATATCATCAACTCTTTGCCCAGTAAGAGGTTTAAGATAGGCGACCAAGAATTTGACCACCTCCCTGCCCTCTTGGAGTTCTACAAAATCCACTACCTGGATACGACCACGCTGATAGAGCCAGCCCCCAG GTACCCAAGCACAGTGACAGGTCCCATCCAGCCCATGGGTGGTTTAGACGAGAACCTGGAGTATGTGCGGACTCTATATGACTTCCCAGGCAACGATGCAGAGGACCTTCCTTTCAAGAAGGGGGAGATCCTCATCATCTTGGAAAAACCGGAGGAGCAGTGGTGGAGCGCCAAGAGTAAAGAGGGACGTATTGGGATGATCCCTGTGCCCTATGTGGAGAAATTGGTACGACCCTCACCCCACCCTGGCCAGTCTACCCACGGATCTCGCAACTCCAACAGCTACGGCATCCCAGAGCCCTCCCATGCCCTCGTCCATGCCTACGCCCAGCCACAAACACCTACGCCACTGCCCCCTGGCACGCCTGGGGCAGTTATCACCCCTCTACCGTCCATGCAGAATGGCCCTGTCATGGCAAAGGCCATCCAGAAGCGAGTGCCGTGCGCCTATGACAAAACAGCTCTTTCTCTGGAG GTCGGTGACATCGTCAAGGTTACACGGATGAACATCAGCGGTCAGTGGGAGGGAGAGGTGAACGGACGGCGGGGTCTCTTCCCATTCACCCACGTCAAAATCCTAGACCCCCAGAATCCAGACGAGAGTGACTGA
- the si:ch211-222n4.2 gene encoding coiled-coil domain-containing protein 74B: protein MSSKNLPPVRHLPQWSRVGRLGKPCSPRRLSENQLQPLPAVSAADRRVVREPELSCHGQSDPRVASLQRNIQFLQQQHKDTLEKLHAEIEYLRRENKDLQYKLIMEAPRSSRKGPIHSRPSIRPPTQGSEERTGIYLEEQLQDTRPLQDQTLSIGECSEILGSSKQDHGSEPKGGLITSLQPLRIHSSAFHPPRAPTLQECEVIIRQLYNANSLQSQEIIRVKALLRDIVLSKKITPENYILTKTYLVDGTRKSSEEKKFPKLGLQTLPEKPPGHSHSGVIFPALKQSLGPNIAERQRRTRAVQRDRFKRTVR from the exons ATGTCAAGTAAGAATCTTCCACCTGTGCGCCATTTGCCACAATGGAGCCGAGTTGGGCGTCTCGGGAAGCCTTGTTCTCCGCGACGTTTATCGGAGAACCAGCTGCAGCCACTGCCTGCTGTCTCTGCGGCGGACAGAAGAGTGGTGAGAGAGCCGGAGTTGTCCTGTCACGGACAATCGGACCCCCGCGTCGCATCGTTGCAGAGGAATATCCAGTtcctgcagcagcaacacaagGACACTCTTGAAAAGCTCCATGCAGAAATAGAGTATCTCAGGCGGGAGAATAAAG ATTTGCAATATAAGCTGATAATGGAGGCTCCCAGGTCAAGTAGAAAAG GGCCGATACACAGTCGACCAAGCATAAGACCACCCACTCAGGGAAGTGAAGAGCGTACAGGAATCTACCTGGAGGAACAGCTGCAGGACACACGACCCTTACAGGACCAGACACTAAG CATTGGAGAGTGCAGCGAAATTCTTGGATCTTCCAAGCAGGACCATGGCTCAGAACCAAAGGGGGGCCTCATCACCTCATTACAGCCTCTACGAATTCACAGCAGTGCGTTCCATCCACCGCGTGCTCCCACACTGCAGGAGTGTGAGGTCATCATCCGACAGCTCTACAATGCTAACAGTTTGCAGTCTCAGGAA ATTATACGTGTGAAGGCATTGCTGAGAGACATTGTGCTGAGCAAGAAAATCACCCCAGAAAACTATATTCTGACCAAGACCTACCTTGTTGATGGAACCCG CAAATCTTCAGAAGAAAAGAAATTTCCAAAACTTGGTCTGCAAACACTCCCAGAAAAACC GCCTGGACACTCTCACTCTGGGGTGATCTTCCCAGCACTGAAACAGAGCTTAGGTCCCAACattgcagagagacagaggaggactCGGGCTGTGCAGAGAGACCGTTTCAAAAGGACGGTGCGGTGA